Within Pseudomonas sp. LBUM920, the genomic segment TTTTTGATTCGCCGAGCCTCGCGCTCAGCAAGCTCGTCAGCCGTGTACTCGTGGAACATGTCGACGTGCTGTTTCTTCCCGAAATTCGGTAAATCCCAGCGCCTGTCGGATTCCCTGGCCTGGGCGCTATCCGCGTAGCTGGTTGGCATGGCGAGTCTCCAGGCTCCGGGCGAGGGCGCAGGCTTCGTTGTGATCGCGGCGGAAACCCATCACTTTATCGGTCCGGGTATCAACCACATGGAAGAAGTCACGTCCCGCCGGCTTCACTGTCATCCTGAAGTGGACCACGGGCTCCGGCCGCCCAATCAGCCGGTAGAAGTCGGCAGTGGCGATACGAGAGCGCTGACGCAAACCGTCGACAATTTCGCGGCGTGATTGGATGCTGTGGTGCATGGTCACCTCCAAGGTGGCGGGTTGTTCACCTGTATTCGTCAACACTCATGCCTCCCGCTGGTTGCCGATGGGCGCGGGGGAGGAGTGCTGACGGGTAGAGGTGGGAATCCGAAAAATCGGATTGATATGAGAGGACAGGGAGTCCTCAATGCATTGCTGTAGGAATGGTGGAGCTGAGGCCCTGTTCAGAGCAGTCAGCCACCACTAGGGGAGGTGCTATTACTAGTGAATGCTGGTCTTGCTGATGGCAATCCAAGAAATAGCGAATATGCCAGCCACAAATATCACCGGACTGCCGAAAACTTTGTAGTGAAGCCACAAATCAAATGGCGTGGAAAAAGCGACCGCAACGTTCAACACTGCCATAGTTGCGAAAAGCAACGCCAGTGAAAGTGCACACATGCGCCATTGTGGTTTTGACAGATTTAAACGTTTTCCGAAAATGCATTGAAGTAGATTGAGCTTGAAACCGGCTTCAGCGATAACTACTACCAGAGCTAATGATCCGTACAAAATTGTAGGCTTAATCAATATGACGAATGAGCTAGGCAGTAGGAGTTTTCCAAGCAGTACACCAAATACCAAACCGAAAATTTGGAACAATAGAAACGCGCGCCACAAAAGCGCAAAGGACAGACTCAGCCAATTTTTTGTCACACTCATTCTACGAGACCTTAAGGTGTTCATCATGCAGCGGCGGTATGCCGTTTCACGTTTAGGATTTCAGTTCTAAGCTACTAGATTGTATTGGCTCCATAAAGTACGAAAATTTTGTCATGCAGGTGACCGGGCATTTAACGACAGGCTATCGTCGCGCTGGTTGTTCAGATAACTGCCGTCATGGTCTTGGAGCCGTCGCCGTGTTCCGCGGTGAACGTCAGCGGAGCCGGCCGTCCATTACGGCGGATCAATGCGTTCGCCTGTGCAAAAACAGGGTATGGCTCGCCAGCTCCATCAGGCAGCAGCGTGTTGCACGTCAAATTCGAGCAGTCTTCACCGTTCGGGCCGTCGCCATCGTGGCCAATGGAAAAGCTCGCCATCATCGCGATGCCGTGTTCCTTACAGATCGCGATGACCTGCCGCATGAGCGGGCTGATCTGAGCGTCGTAAATCTGTTCTTTGTTCATGGTCATGCTCCGGTTATTTTCCCGATGCCCACCGCTCTGGATGGGCATCAGTGAAAATGTCCGTCACGCAGCAGTCAGTGCCTGTTGCGCACGCAATTCAGTCACCGCCTCGCGCGGCATGCAGCCATCCGAATACAAATCGAAAAGGTCGCTTTCTTCCTGCGAGCCCTCAGCGACGTAATGCCCGAGCACATTTCCAGCCCTGTTCAGCCAGTCGCGATAAGCCAGTGCAGACGAGTCTTCGCGGCATTCGTCAGCCGCCATGGTTGCCATGTTGAACATCGAGTTGCCCTCCGTTGATTTCCAATGCCGCCTCATCGAAGCGGCATCAGTAAATCTGTGGGTGCTTCCCGCGCCGCTTACCAGGTCATTCGCCAGTTCGGTCAACACCTCGACAGCCGTATGGGGTATCCCATCGTTGGCAGGCTTTCGGGCCTGTCTGTCGCCGGTCACCAGTAGTGGCAGCGCGTTTTGTTCACCTGACTTCCTCTCGCCCCACAGGTGATAGCCGGGGCTGACCTCCCAGCGATTCGCCGGTAATCGTGTATGGCGCATGTTGTTAAAGAGCGGCGGGCTGTGATGCCCTTCGCAGTGGCTGTGAGTCGCTGCGATGGGTGAACATTACCGTGTGGTAACAAATCAAGTCAATACCGTATGGTAATTAACTTGTGGAGCCCACAAAAAAGCCCGCTCGGTGGCGGGCTGCGAATTCAGATTGGTAGGGCTGATGCCGTAGGGGCGGTGATGTCAGTGTGGCACCGGGGAGAACAGCGCCCTCGCAACCTCGTCCAGGCGCTTCTCGACCTCCACCAAGTCCGCTTGTTTAATATCAATCGCGCATTGGTAAGCTCGGAGCAAGCACTGCAGAAGCTCAAG encodes:
- a CDS encoding septation protein IspZ, which encodes MSVTKNWLSLSFALLWRAFLLFQIFGLVFGVLLGKLLLPSSFVILIKPTILYGSLALVVVIAEAGFKLNLLQCIFGKRLNLSKPQWRMCALSLALLFATMAVLNVAVAFSTPFDLWLHYKVFGSPVIFVAGIFAISWIAISKTSIH